In a single window of the Terrirubrum flagellatum genome:
- a CDS encoding M20/M25/M40 family metallo-hydrolase encodes MTPSSQLDQVLGVVDADLDQSLERLFAFLRMPSISTDSAYKEDCRRAAEWLAEDVASIGFEASARPTAGHPVVVGRMNGGAKRHALFYGHYDVQPVDPLNLWNHDPFDPKLIQIEKDRKVISARGACDDKGQVMTFVEACRAWKKATGSLPIGVTLMVEGEEESGSINLPPFVKANKKELEADLALVCDTGMWDRKTPAITTSLRGMVYEEIILRAANRDLHSGVYGGAAQNPIHILSRICGSLHDKNGRVRVPDFYKGVSNLPKAVKADLAKLKLTEKQFLGPIGLKKSAGEKGRLLIEQVSTRPTCDVNGIWGGYTGEGTKTVIAGEARAKVSFRLVGDQDPAAIQKNFRAFVKSQVPADCSVEFIGYKGSRAIQLPFDSPDLLKTRDALTKEWGKKTVMIGSGGSIPVVGDFKRTLGLDSLLVGFALDDDRVHSPNEKYDLSSFHKGVRSWVRILAALAE; translated from the coding sequence ATGACGCCTTCATCCCAGCTCGACCAGGTTCTCGGCGTCGTCGACGCCGATCTCGATCAGTCGCTCGAGCGGCTGTTCGCTTTCCTCAGGATGCCGTCGATTTCGACCGATTCCGCCTACAAGGAGGACTGCCGCCGCGCCGCCGAATGGCTGGCCGAGGATGTCGCGTCGATCGGCTTCGAGGCGTCGGCGCGGCCCACGGCTGGCCATCCCGTCGTCGTCGGGCGCATGAATGGCGGCGCCAAGCGCCATGCGCTGTTCTACGGCCATTACGACGTGCAGCCGGTCGATCCGCTCAATCTCTGGAACCATGATCCCTTCGATCCCAAGCTGATCCAGATCGAGAAGGACAGGAAGGTGATCTCGGCGCGCGGCGCCTGCGACGACAAGGGCCAGGTGATGACCTTCGTCGAAGCCTGCCGCGCCTGGAAGAAGGCGACGGGCTCGTTGCCGATCGGCGTGACGCTGATGGTCGAGGGCGAGGAGGAATCGGGCTCGATCAATCTTCCGCCCTTCGTGAAGGCCAACAAGAAGGAGCTCGAAGCCGATCTCGCGCTCGTATGCGACACCGGCATGTGGGACCGGAAGACGCCAGCGATCACGACGTCGCTGCGCGGCATGGTCTATGAGGAGATCATCCTGCGCGCCGCGAACCGCGATCTGCACTCAGGCGTCTATGGCGGCGCGGCGCAGAACCCGATCCATATTCTCTCGCGCATCTGCGGCTCGCTGCACGACAAGAACGGCCGCGTGCGCGTGCCTGATTTCTACAAGGGCGTGTCCAATCTTCCGAAAGCTGTGAAGGCCGATCTCGCCAAATTGAAGCTGACGGAAAAGCAGTTCCTCGGGCCGATAGGGCTGAAGAAGTCAGCTGGCGAGAAGGGCCGTCTGCTGATCGAACAGGTGTCGACGCGACCGACCTGCGACGTCAACGGCATCTGGGGCGGCTACACCGGCGAGGGCACGAAGACCGTCATCGCAGGCGAAGCGCGCGCCAAGGTGTCGTTCCGGCTCGTCGGCGATCAGGACCCAGCCGCGATCCAGAAGAATTTCCGCGCTTTCGTGAAGAGCCAGGTTCCAGCCGACTGCTCCGTCGAGTTCATTGGCTACAAGGGCTCGCGCGCGATCCAGTTGCCGTTCGACAGCCCCGATCTCCTGAAGACGCGCGATGCGCTGACGAAGGAGTGGGGCAAGAAGACGGTGATGATCGGCTCCGGCGGATCGATTCCCGTTGTCGGCGATTTCAAGCGCACGCTCGGCCTTGACTCGCTGCTTGTGGGCTTTGCGCTTGACGATGACAGGGTGCATTCGCCGAACGAGAAGTATGATCTCTCCTCGTTCCACAAGGGCGTCAGGAGCTGGGTGCGGATTTTAGCGGCGCTGGCGGAGTGA
- a CDS encoding haloacid dehalogenase type II, with protein sequence MPLHPLIGSGVKAFVFDAYGTLFDVHSAVMRHAPRVGPLAQALSDLWRTKQLEYSWVMSLAGRWRSFWELTEDALDFALARHSSIDASLKPDLMAAYRTLSAYPEAPETLRRLRAENYRTAILSNGEMTMLHHAIASAGIGDLLDAVWSVDEVQIFKPDRRVYQLAVGGFGLSPQEMCMVSSNRWDVAGSTAFGMKAVWVNRAGNPDEYPDLAPRAVVKDLGGLL encoded by the coding sequence ATGCCGCTTCATCCGCTCATCGGCTCGGGCGTCAAGGCGTTCGTGTTCGACGCCTATGGCACCCTGTTCGACGTTCATTCCGCGGTGATGCGCCACGCGCCGCGCGTGGGACCGCTGGCTCAGGCGCTCTCCGATCTCTGGCGGACGAAGCAGCTTGAATATTCCTGGGTGATGTCGCTCGCCGGCCGCTGGCGCAGCTTCTGGGAGTTGACGGAAGACGCGCTCGATTTCGCGCTGGCGCGCCACTCCTCGATCGACGCATCGCTGAAGCCCGATCTGATGGCGGCCTATCGCACGCTGTCCGCCTATCCCGAGGCGCCCGAGACGCTGCGACGATTGCGCGCCGAAAACTATCGCACGGCGATCCTGTCGAATGGCGAGATGACGATGCTGCATCATGCGATCGCGTCCGCCGGCATCGGCGACCTCCTCGACGCGGTCTGGTCGGTCGACGAGGTGCAGATCTTCAAGCCGGACCGGCGCGTCTATCAGCTTGCGGTTGGCGGCTTCGGACTGTCGCCGCAGGAGATGTGCATGGTGTCGTCAAACCGCTGGGACGTGGCGGGATCGACGGCCTTCGGCATGAAGGCGGTGTGGGTGAACAGGGCCGGCAATCCGGACGAATATCCCGATCTCGCGCCACGCGCCGTGGTGAAGGATTTGGGCGGCTTGCTGTAG
- a CDS encoding branched-chain amino acid aminotransferase has product MAWHSETWTWLDGEWVSGNPGIMGPRSHAAWQASSVFDGARVFNGWMPDMDRHAERVNASAAKMGLKATMPAGRIVELAREGAKKFGPGAELYVKPMYWGESDGPGMILPDPEGTRFCLCMFVAPMPVPGGASMTVSVFRRPTLETMPTDIKTGALYPNNARALREAKSRGFDNALVLDMLGNVAETTTSNIFMAKDGVVHTPAPNGTFLNGITRQRMIRLLREKGATVMESTLRIPDFETADEIFMSGNFSKCMPVLKFGDRELQPGPFYRKAREAYWEFAATQPV; this is encoded by the coding sequence ATGGCGTGGCATTCCGAGACCTGGACCTGGCTCGATGGCGAGTGGGTGTCGGGCAATCCTGGCATCATGGGTCCGCGCTCGCACGCCGCCTGGCAGGCCTCGTCGGTGTTCGACGGCGCCCGCGTGTTCAATGGCTGGATGCCCGACATGGATCGTCACGCCGAGCGCGTGAACGCGTCCGCCGCCAAAATGGGGCTGAAGGCGACCATGCCGGCCGGGCGCATCGTCGAACTCGCGCGCGAGGGCGCGAAGAAATTCGGGCCTGGCGCTGAGCTCTATGTGAAGCCGATGTATTGGGGCGAGTCGGATGGGCCGGGCATGATCCTGCCCGATCCTGAAGGCACGCGCTTCTGCCTCTGCATGTTTGTCGCGCCGATGCCGGTTCCCGGCGGCGCCAGCATGACCGTCTCGGTGTTCCGTCGCCCCACGCTTGAGACGATGCCGACCGACATCAAGACCGGCGCGCTCTATCCCAACAACGCCCGTGCGCTGCGCGAGGCGAAGTCGCGCGGCTTTGACAATGCGCTGGTGCTCGACATGCTCGGCAATGTCGCGGAGACGACCACGTCGAACATCTTCATGGCGAAGGACGGCGTGGTGCATACGCCGGCGCCGAACGGCACCTTCCTCAATGGCATCACGCGCCAGCGCATGATCAGGCTGCTGCGCGAGAAGGGCGCCACCGTGATGGAGAGCACGCTGCGCATTCCCGATTTCGAGACGGCGGACGAAATCTTCATGTCCGGCAATTTCTCGAAATGCATGCCGGTGCTGAAATTTGGGGATCGCGAGCTGCAGCCCGGCCCGTTCTACCGCAAGGCGCGCGAGGCTTACTGGGAGTTTGCGGCGACGCAGCCGGTGTAA
- the murJ gene encoding murein biosynthesis integral membrane protein MurJ: MFKNILSVGGITLVSRVTGFFRDVVLAAALGAGPLADAFVVAMRLPNMFRSLFGEGAFSAAYVPSYTRLRTTEGPAAAQNFAAQIQTVLLASQLILLAIALVAMPWVVRALAPGFAVDDAKFDLAVTLSRITFPYLLFMTLVTQLTGSLNAVNRFAAGAFAPVLLNLSMIAALLLAFLFPSATHAAAWGVTFSGVAQLLLLVAAAKRADVLPGLVRPTNEPEMRDFWRAFWPAVIGSSGVQIAVFVDLILSTLLPAGGPATIYYADRIYQLPIGVLAIAGATVLLPEMSRRIAAGDVEGAHRAQSRIFAFTLALSGPVFAAILAIPDLIMRAAFVRGDFTTADASASAAVLAAYGLGLPAIVLIGSAVASFRARGDTKTPMLISFAAIGINVLLKIALAPRIGAPGLAFATAVGAWINLIALVIVARKRGLMQATDDFSRILAIVALATIAAGATYYFAQAPVERLVAMAPWLRDLIALAIVGFAGCAIYAVIMLAGARAAGVKLARR, from the coding sequence ATGTTCAAAAACATCCTGTCGGTCGGCGGGATCACGCTCGTCTCGCGCGTCACCGGATTCTTCCGCGACGTGGTGTTGGCGGCGGCGCTCGGCGCGGGCCCGCTGGCGGACGCCTTCGTCGTCGCGATGCGGCTGCCGAACATGTTCCGTTCGCTGTTCGGCGAAGGCGCCTTCAGCGCCGCCTATGTGCCGTCCTACACGCGTCTGCGCACGACGGAAGGACCCGCTGCCGCGCAGAATTTCGCGGCCCAGATTCAGACCGTGCTGCTCGCCTCGCAGCTCATCCTGCTTGCGATCGCGCTGGTCGCCATGCCGTGGGTCGTGCGCGCTCTGGCGCCCGGCTTTGCGGTCGATGACGCGAAATTCGACCTCGCGGTCACGCTGTCGCGCATCACCTTCCCCTATCTCCTGTTCATGACTCTGGTGACCCAACTCACGGGATCGCTGAACGCCGTGAACCGCTTCGCCGCCGGCGCCTTCGCGCCCGTGCTGCTCAATCTCTCGATGATCGCGGCGCTGCTGCTCGCCTTTCTCTTTCCCTCCGCGACCCATGCGGCGGCGTGGGGCGTGACGTTCTCCGGCGTCGCGCAGCTCCTGCTTCTCGTCGCGGCGGCGAAACGCGCGGACGTGCTGCCCGGTCTTGTGCGGCCGACGAACGAGCCCGAGATGCGCGATTTCTGGCGCGCCTTCTGGCCGGCGGTGATCGGCTCGTCAGGCGTGCAGATCGCAGTTTTCGTCGATCTCATTCTGTCGACGCTGCTGCCCGCCGGCGGCCCCGCGACGATCTACTACGCCGACCGCATCTATCAATTGCCGATCGGCGTGCTCGCCATCGCCGGCGCGACCGTGCTGCTGCCGGAGATGAGCCGCCGCATCGCGGCCGGCGACGTCGAAGGCGCCCATCGCGCGCAGTCGCGCATCTTCGCCTTCACGCTCGCGCTGAGCGGCCCGGTCTTCGCGGCGATCCTCGCCATTCCCGACCTCATCATGCGCGCCGCCTTCGTGCGCGGCGATTTCACCACGGCGGATGCGAGCGCATCGGCCGCGGTGCTCGCGGCTTACGGGCTTGGACTTCCCGCGATCGTGCTGATCGGCAGCGCCGTCGCAAGCTTCCGCGCCCGCGGCGACACGAAGACGCCGATGCTGATTTCGTTCGCCGCGATCGGGATCAATGTGCTGCTGAAGATCGCGCTCGCGCCGCGCATCGGCGCGCCGGGCCTCGCCTTCGCCACCGCGGTCGGCGCCTGGATCAACCTCATTGCGCTCGTCATCGTCGCGCGCAAGCGCGGTCTCATGCAGGCGACTGACGATTTCTCACGCATCCTTGCGATTGTGGCGCTGGCGACGATCGCGGCCGGCGCGACCTATTATTTCGCGCAGGCGCCGGTGGAGCGGCTCGTCGCAATGGCGCCGTGGCTGCGCGATCTCATTGCGCTTGCGATCGTGGGATTTGCGGGATGCGCGATCTATGCGGTGATCATGCTCGCGGGCGCGCGCGCGGCTGGTGTGAAACTGGCGCGAAGATAG
- a CDS encoding glycosyltransferase family 2 protein gives MGLEPPVLSIVIPVYNEAGGLDELVAKLAETMARIEPSFEVVFVNDGSRDATADELRLLCAADSRLSAVSFSRNFGKEIAIAAGLDHARGQAVVIMDADLQHPPEVIAEFLAKWREGYANVYGVRRDRAIESPLKRAFARGFYKLFANFGETELPTGAGDFRLLDRKAVDALKALGERARFSKGLYSWIGFKSIGVPFDVHERAHGSTKWSFRKLLRFALDGITSFSTVPLRVWTYVGLFVSFCAFLAAIRFTIEALFYGITTPGFPTLIVSVMFFAGIQLMSLGILGEYIGRIFAEVKRRPLYIVEERMGFDDAPRPMTRDERRTTDSAAR, from the coding sequence ATGGGCCTTGAGCCCCCCGTCCTGTCCATCGTCATCCCGGTCTATAACGAGGCCGGCGGCCTTGATGAACTCGTCGCGAAGCTGGCCGAAACGATGGCGCGCATCGAGCCGTCCTTCGAGGTCGTCTTCGTCAATGACGGCAGCCGCGACGCCACGGCCGACGAACTGCGCCTCCTCTGCGCTGCAGACTCCAGACTCTCGGCGGTGTCCTTCAGCCGAAATTTCGGCAAGGAGATCGCCATCGCCGCCGGGCTCGATCATGCGCGCGGCCAGGCCGTGGTGATCATGGACGCCGACCTGCAGCATCCGCCAGAGGTGATCGCCGAGTTCCTCGCCAAGTGGCGCGAAGGCTACGCCAATGTTTATGGCGTGCGCCGCGACCGCGCGATCGAGAGCCCGCTCAAACGAGCCTTCGCGCGCGGCTTCTACAAGCTCTTCGCGAATTTCGGCGAGACCGAGCTGCCGACCGGCGCCGGCGACTTCCGCCTGCTCGACCGCAAGGCCGTCGATGCTCTGAAAGCGCTCGGCGAACGCGCCCGCTTCTCCAAGGGCCTCTATTCCTGGATCGGCTTCAAATCGATCGGCGTGCCGTTCGATGTTCACGAGCGCGCGCATGGCTCGACGAAATGGAGCTTCCGCAAGCTTCTGCGCTTTGCGCTCGATGGCATCACGTCGTTCTCCACGGTGCCGCTGCGCGTGTGGACCTATGTCGGATTGTTCGTCTCGTTCTGCGCCTTTCTCGCAGCGATCAGGTTCACTATCGAAGCATTGTTTTACGGAATCACGACGCCGGGCTTCCCGACGCTGATCGTGTCGGTGATGTTCTTCGCCGGCATCCAGCTCATGTCGCTCGGCATCCTCGGTGAATATATCGGCCGCATCTTCGCGGAAGTGAAAAGACGGCCGCTCTACATTGTCGAAGAGCGGATGGGTTTTGACGACGCGCCGCGTCCCATGACGCGCGACGAACGTCGCACGACTGATTCTGCGGCGCGTTGA